A genomic region of Mycobacterium sp. Aquia_213 contains the following coding sequences:
- a CDS encoding serine hydrolase domain-containing protein, which yields MAQKVQIPPDLIGGDVDEGYGKVADAFRRNLNSGQEVGAAIAVYRDGRKVVDLWGGYRNGITRAPWEQDTLVNVFSTTKGIASVAVAVAVSRGYLCYDAKVTDYWPEFAQSGKEAVTVRQLLAHQAGLPVVKPPLTLQELADPPSMAAKLAAQAPAWTPGTRHGYHGITLGWYEGELIRRTDPAGRTLGRFFAEEIAGPLELDLYIGLPNSVDRDRVAYLDAWSLPQLLFHLNTMPRRLALALFNPFDLAAPSLTVAKGINDLGDFNRDELRMVEMPAVNGTGSARSIAKLYGSAATGSPELGLGTSTLDALKSPAQPPTKGLRDKVLHVDTNFTLGFNKPSPLSIFGSSAHAFGTPGAGGSFGFADPDTGIGYGYVMNKLGFYLVSDPRELTLRSALFHETLGTRPQT from the coding sequence ATGGCGCAAAAGGTGCAGATTCCACCCGATCTGATCGGCGGCGACGTCGACGAGGGCTACGGCAAGGTCGCCGATGCGTTCCGTCGCAACCTGAACAGCGGCCAGGAGGTTGGCGCCGCAATCGCCGTTTATCGGGACGGCCGTAAGGTCGTCGACCTGTGGGGTGGCTATCGCAACGGGATCACCCGGGCGCCGTGGGAACAGGACACCCTGGTTAACGTCTTCTCCACCACCAAAGGCATTGCGTCGGTTGCCGTTGCGGTGGCCGTGTCCCGAGGCTATCTCTGCTATGACGCCAAGGTCACCGACTACTGGCCCGAATTCGCACAATCCGGCAAGGAAGCGGTGACGGTGCGGCAGCTGCTCGCGCATCAGGCCGGATTGCCCGTCGTCAAACCGCCGTTGACGTTGCAGGAACTGGCCGACCCACCGAGCATGGCGGCCAAGCTCGCGGCGCAGGCACCGGCGTGGACGCCCGGGACGCGACACGGCTACCACGGCATCACTCTTGGCTGGTACGAGGGAGAACTGATCCGCCGAACCGATCCCGCGGGGCGGACACTGGGCCGGTTCTTCGCCGAGGAGATCGCCGGCCCGTTGGAGCTGGACCTCTACATCGGGCTGCCCAACTCGGTGGACCGCGATCGCGTCGCGTACTTGGACGCCTGGTCCTTGCCGCAGCTGCTCTTTCATCTGAACACGATGCCGCGCCGCCTGGCCCTGGCGTTGTTCAACCCATTCGACCTCGCGGCGCCCTCACTCACGGTCGCCAAAGGCATCAACGACCTGGGCGACTTCAACCGCGACGAGCTGCGGATGGTCGAGATGCCCGCGGTCAATGGCACCGGCTCCGCACGCTCGATCGCCAAGCTGTACGGCAGCGCCGCCACCGGCAGCCCCGAGCTCGGGCTGGGCACCAGCACCCTCGATGCCCTGAAAAGCCCTGCCCAACCACCGACAAAGGGGTTGCGCGACAAGGTGCTACACGTCGATACCAATTTCACCCTGGGCTTCAACAAGCCCAGTCCGCTGTCCATCTTCGGTTCGTCAGCGCATGCCTTCGGAACGCCGGGAGCGGGCGGTTCGTTCGGATTCGCCGATCCCGACACCGGCATCGGCTACGGCTACGTGATGAACAAGCTGGGTTTCTACCTGGTGAGTGACCCCCGCGAACTGACCCTGCGCAGCGCGCTATTCCACGAAACCCTGGGCACCAGGCCACAGACCTGA
- a CDS encoding lysophospholipid acyltransferase → MLQHSGIITESVTPLSTDPTAVAQLLGAPWYDEKLAKLADELGRDPGDVRAEAAGYLREMAASLDERAVQGWRGFSRWLMRAYDVLVDEDQITQLRKLDRKATLAFAFSHRSYLDGMLLPEMIVANRLSAAFTFGGANLNFFPMGAFAKRTGTIFIRRQTKDIPVYRFVLRAYTAQLVQDHTNLTWSIEGGRTRTGKLRPPVFGILRYLTDAVDEIDGPEVYLVPTSIVYDQLHEVEAMTTEAYGAKKRPEDLRFLVGLARQQGKRLGRAYLDFGEPLPLRKRLEEMRGDEAGTGTEIERIALDVEHRINRATAVTPTAVVNLALLGADRSLSLSEVLATVRPLASYITARNWAVAGAADLTNRSTIRWTLHQLVASGVVSVYESGTEPVWGIGEDQHLVAAFYRNTAIHILVDRAIAETALLAAVENAENSADGMVSPVTVRDEALSLRELLKFEFLFSGRAQFEKELADEVRLIGPVEDTSKAAAAADVRRLLKSADLLLAHLVLRPFLDAYHIVADRLAALEDESLDENAFLAECLELGKQWELQRRIASAESRSMELSKTALRLARHRELVDGSDREQLAKRRQEFADEIAVATRRVNAIAELARNTVVRPA, encoded by the coding sequence ATGTTGCAGCACAGTGGAATTATCACTGAATCGGTGACGCCACTGTCGACCGATCCGACGGCCGTGGCCCAATTGCTGGGCGCACCGTGGTACGACGAGAAACTGGCCAAGCTGGCCGACGAGCTGGGCCGCGACCCCGGCGACGTGCGCGCCGAGGCGGCGGGGTATCTGCGCGAGATGGCGGCCTCGCTGGACGAGCGGGCGGTGCAGGGGTGGCGCGGGTTCAGCCGCTGGCTGATGCGCGCCTACGACGTGCTGGTCGACGAGGATCAGATCACGCAGCTGCGCAAACTGGATCGCAAAGCGACGCTGGCCTTTGCCTTTTCGCACCGGTCGTACTTGGACGGCATGCTGCTGCCGGAAATGATCGTGGCCAACCGGCTGTCGGCGGCCTTTACCTTCGGCGGGGCCAACCTGAATTTCTTCCCGATGGGTGCCTTCGCCAAGCGCACCGGAACGATCTTCATCCGGCGCCAGACCAAAGACATTCCCGTCTACCGATTCGTGTTGCGCGCTTACACCGCGCAGTTGGTGCAAGACCACACCAACCTCACCTGGTCGATCGAAGGGGGCCGTACCCGGACCGGCAAACTGCGGCCTCCGGTGTTCGGCATTCTGCGCTACCTCACCGATGCCGTCGACGAAATCGACGGTCCCGAAGTGTATTTGGTGCCGACCTCGATCGTGTACGACCAGCTGCACGAGGTGGAGGCGATGACCACCGAGGCCTACGGGGCGAAGAAGCGGCCCGAAGACCTCCGCTTCCTGGTCGGCTTGGCCCGCCAGCAAGGCAAGCGGCTCGGTCGTGCTTACCTGGACTTCGGCGAACCGCTGCCGCTGCGTAAACGCCTCGAGGAAATGCGCGGCGACGAAGCGGGGACCGGCACCGAAATCGAACGCATCGCTCTGGACGTCGAACACCGGATCAACCGCGCGACAGCGGTCACTCCCACTGCGGTGGTGAACCTGGCGTTGCTGGGCGCGGACCGGTCGTTGTCGCTCAGCGAGGTGCTGGCGACCGTGCGACCGTTGGCCAGCTACATCACGGCACGCAACTGGGCGGTCGCCGGGGCCGCGGACCTGACCAACCGCTCGACGATCCGGTGGACCTTGCACCAGCTCGTCGCCTCCGGGGTGGTCAGCGTGTATGAATCCGGCACCGAACCGGTCTGGGGGATCGGCGAGGACCAGCACCTGGTCGCGGCGTTCTACCGCAATACCGCGATCCACATCCTGGTCGATCGTGCGATCGCCGAAACGGCGTTGCTCGCGGCGGTGGAAAACGCCGAGAATTCCGCGGACGGCATGGTGTCGCCGGTGACGGTGCGCGACGAGGCGCTGAGCTTGCGTGAGTTGCTCAAGTTCGAGTTCTTGTTCTCCGGCCGTGCCCAGTTCGAGAAGGAGCTGGCCGATGAGGTGCGCCTGATCGGACCGGTGGAGGACACCAGTAAGGCCGCCGCGGCCGCCGACGTGCGACGGTTGCTGAAGTCGGCCGATCTGCTGTTGGCGCATTTGGTGCTGCGGCCGTTCCTGGACGCCTACCACATCGTGGCCGACCGACTGGCCGCCCTTGAGGACGAGTCACTCGACGAAAACGCCTTCCTGGCCGAATGTCTGGAGTTGGGCAAACAGTGGGAGCTGCAGCGCAGAATCGCGAGCGCCGAGTCGAGGTCGATGGAACTCTCCAAGACGGCGCTGCGGCTGGCGCGCCATCGCGAGCTGGTCGACGGCTCCGATCGCGAGCAACTGGCCAAGCGCCGCCAGGAGTTCGCGGACGAGATCGCGGTGGCGACGCGACGCGTGAATGCGATCGCCGAACTCGCCAGAAATACGGTGGTTCGTCCGGCTTGA
- a CDS encoding MerR family transcriptional regulator, which produces MAAAATTRSRATLTIGEVAREAGVAATTLRYYEQIGLLPSPARLAGRRRYDDSILARLEVIRLCKSAGFALEEIQLLFADDAPGRPASRALAEAKLAEIDDQMASLARARAVIEWGMSCTCPSIDACTCGIHPA; this is translated from the coding sequence ATGGCTGCCGCGGCAACCACCCGCTCGCGGGCCACGCTGACGATCGGCGAGGTCGCGCGCGAAGCCGGCGTGGCCGCAACGACGCTGCGCTACTACGAGCAGATCGGCCTGCTGCCGTCGCCGGCGCGGCTGGCCGGCCGGCGCCGCTACGACGACTCGATCCTGGCCCGTCTCGAGGTCATTCGGCTGTGCAAATCCGCCGGCTTCGCGCTGGAAGAAATCCAGCTGTTGTTCGCCGACGATGCGCCGGGGCGCCCCGCCAGCCGCGCCCTGGCCGAGGCCAAACTCGCCGAGATCGACGACCAAATGGCGTCGCTGGCGCGGGCGCGGGCCGTTATCGAGTGGGGGATGAGCTGCACCTGTCCGTCGATCGATGCCTGCACCTGCGGCATCCATCCGGCCTAG
- a CDS encoding nitroreductase family deazaflavin-dependent oxidoreductase, with product MPLTGEYEPSPWDWSREQADKYAESGGAEAADMKGKPIILLITVGAKTGKLRKTPLMRVEHDGEYAVVASLGGAPKNPVWYYNIAKNPRVELQDGSVTRDYDAREVFGDEKAVWWERAVAAWPDYAEYQTKTERQIPVFVLTPVS from the coding sequence ATGCCGCTTACCGGAGAATACGAACCGTCACCCTGGGATTGGTCCCGCGAACAAGCCGACAAGTACGCCGAATCCGGCGGTGCCGAGGCAGCGGACATGAAGGGCAAGCCCATCATTCTGCTGATCACGGTCGGAGCCAAGACCGGCAAGCTGCGCAAGACTCCGCTGATGCGAGTCGAGCACGACGGCGAGTACGCCGTCGTCGCCTCGCTCGGCGGCGCCCCGAAGAACCCGGTCTGGTACTACAACATCGCCAAGAACCCGCGGGTCGAGCTGCAGGACGGCTCGGTCACCCGTGACTACGACGCCCGTGAGGTGTTCGGGGACGAGAAAGCCGTGTGGTGGGAGCGGGCCGTCGCGGCCTGGCCGGACTACGCGGAGTACCAGACGAAGACCGAACGCCAGATTCCGGTGTTCGTGCTGACCCCGGTGAGCTGA
- the ilvA gene encoding threonine ammonia-lyase, producing MSAEPSQSPSMSPPLPLLSGADIDSAAQRIAAVVTPTPLQYSDRLSAITGAQVYLKREDLQIVRSYKLRGAYNLLVQLSDAEIGAGVVCSSAGNHAQGFAYACRTLGVHGRVYVPAKTPKQKRDRIRYHGGSFIELIVGGSTYDLAAEAALDDVKRTGATLVPPYDDPRTMAGQGTIAVEILQQLDKLGLGEPDLVVVPVGGGGCIAGITTYLSERTTNTSVLGVEPAGAAAMMAALAAGEPVTLDHVDQFVDGAAVKRAGTLTHAALAAAGDMVSITAVDEGAVCTAMLDLYQNEGIIAEPAGALSVAGLLEAGVEPGCTVVCLISGGNNDVSRYGEVLERSLVHLGLKHYFLVDFPQEPGALRRFLDDVLGPNDDITLFEYVKRNNRETGEALVGIQLGSSADLDNLLDRMRETEIHFETLQPGSPAYRYLLL from the coding sequence GTGTCCGCCGAACCGAGCCAGAGCCCGAGCATGTCACCGCCGCTGCCTCTCCTTTCCGGGGCCGACATTGACAGCGCTGCGCAGCGGATTGCCGCGGTAGTCACGCCCACGCCGCTGCAATACAGCGATCGACTCTCGGCGATCACGGGTGCGCAGGTTTACCTCAAACGCGAGGACCTGCAGATCGTGCGTTCCTACAAGCTGCGCGGCGCCTACAACCTGCTGGTGCAACTGTCCGACGCGGAAATCGGTGCCGGCGTGGTGTGCTCCTCGGCCGGCAATCACGCGCAGGGGTTCGCCTACGCCTGCCGGACCCTCGGTGTGCATGGCCGCGTTTACGTGCCGGCCAAGACGCCCAAACAGAAGCGCGACCGGATCCGCTACCACGGGGGCAGCTTCATCGAGCTGATCGTGGGCGGGTCGACGTATGACCTCGCCGCCGAGGCGGCGCTCGACGACGTGAAGCGCACCGGCGCGACGCTGGTGCCACCGTACGACGACCCGCGCACCATGGCCGGCCAGGGCACCATCGCCGTGGAAATTCTGCAGCAGCTCGACAAACTCGGTCTGGGGGAGCCCGACCTGGTGGTGGTTCCGGTGGGCGGCGGTGGCTGCATCGCGGGCATCACGACTTATCTGTCCGAGCGGACGACGAACACGTCGGTGCTGGGTGTCGAACCGGCCGGGGCCGCGGCGATGATGGCCGCGCTGGCCGCCGGAGAGCCGGTAACGCTGGACCACGTCGACCAGTTCGTCGACGGCGCCGCGGTGAAGCGGGCGGGAACGCTGACGCATGCCGCGCTGGCCGCCGCCGGTGACATGGTGTCGATCACGGCCGTCGATGAGGGCGCCGTGTGCACCGCGATGCTGGACCTTTATCAGAACGAGGGCATCATCGCCGAGCCCGCGGGCGCGCTGTCCGTCGCCGGCCTGCTGGAAGCCGGCGTCGAGCCCGGGTGCACGGTCGTCTGCCTGATCTCGGGCGGCAACAACGACGTATCGCGCTACGGCGAAGTGCTCGAGCGCTCACTGGTCCACCTCGGCCTCAAGCACTATTTCCTGGTCGACTTTCCGCAGGAGCCCGGTGCGTTGCGCCGGTTCCTCGACGACGTGCTGGGCCCCAACGACGACATCACCCTGTTCGAATACGTCAAGCGCAACAACCGGGAGACCGGTGAGGCGCTGGTCGGCATTCAACTGGGTTCGTCGGCCGACCTGGACAACCTGCTGGACCGGATGCGCGAGACCGAGATTCACTTCGAGACGCTGCAACCGGGCTCGCCGGCCTACCGCTATCTGCTGCTGTAG
- a CDS encoding aminotransferase class I/II-fold pyridoxal phosphate-dependent enzyme, whose translation MPVQHSIAGTGAESIAANIEEGISTGTLAPGDALPPVRELAAQLGVNANTAAAAYRLLRDRGAVETSGRRGTRVRRRPATTPRSLLGLDIPAGVRDLSTGNPNPTLLPIAVVPQHDSYAPRRPVLYGEPAMSPELVDRAGAALNADGVPSDHLAVTSGALDGIERALTAHLRPGDRVAVEDPGWANMLDLLAALGLSVEPVRVDDDGPLVADVARALDRGVRALVITTRAQNPTGAALSAQRAGELSALLTGRDVLVVEDDHCAGIAGVPLHSLAGSSNHWAFVRSASKAYGPDLRVAVLAGDQRTVERVHGRLRLGPGWVSHLLQDLAVRLWSDEAASRLIHQAEQRYTDNRTRLCAALADRGIAAHARSGLNVWIPVPDETVAITRLINSGWAAAPGSRFRIGSPAGIRVTIADLADAEIDSLADSIAEAMRTAGRSSV comes from the coding sequence GTGCCAGTGCAACACAGCATAGCCGGGACGGGCGCGGAGTCCATAGCCGCCAACATCGAAGAAGGAATTTCCACCGGCACCCTGGCGCCCGGTGACGCGCTGCCCCCGGTGCGGGAACTGGCAGCGCAATTGGGCGTGAACGCCAACACGGCCGCCGCGGCCTACCGCCTGCTGCGCGATCGCGGGGCCGTCGAAACCTCGGGCCGGCGCGGCACCCGGGTGCGCCGGCGCCCCGCGACCACGCCGCGCTCATTGCTCGGCCTGGACATCCCCGCGGGCGTGCGCGATCTGTCCACCGGAAATCCAAACCCCACGCTGCTGCCCATTGCTGTTGTACCGCAACATGATTCGTATGCGCCGCGACGCCCGGTGCTCTATGGGGAGCCGGCCATGTCGCCGGAACTGGTCGACCGCGCCGGTGCGGCGCTGAACGCCGACGGTGTCCCGTCCGACCACCTCGCGGTGACCAGCGGAGCGCTCGACGGCATCGAACGGGCGCTCACCGCGCACCTGCGCCCCGGCGACCGGGTGGCCGTCGAGGATCCGGGCTGGGCCAACATGCTGGATCTGCTTGCCGCGCTGGGCCTTTCGGTCGAGCCGGTGCGGGTGGACGACGACGGCCCGCTGGTCGCCGACGTCGCGCGGGCGCTGGATCGCGGGGTGCGCGCGCTGGTCATCACCACTCGCGCGCAGAACCCGACCGGTGCGGCGCTGTCCGCGCAACGCGCCGGCGAACTGAGCGCGTTATTGACCGGCCGTGACGTTCTCGTCGTCGAGGATGACCACTGCGCCGGCATCGCCGGTGTGCCGTTGCACTCGTTGGCCGGATCGAGCAACCACTGGGCATTCGTCCGGTCGGCGTCGAAGGCCTACGGTCCCGACCTGCGGGTGGCCGTGCTCGCCGGCGATCAGCGCACCGTCGAGCGCGTCCACGGACGACTGCGCCTGGGACCCGGGTGGGTGAGCCATCTGCTGCAAGACCTCGCGGTGCGTTTGTGGTCCGACGAGGCGGCGTCGCGTCTCATCCACCAAGCCGAGCAGCGCTACACCGACAACCGCACGCGGCTGTGCGCCGCATTGGCCGACCGCGGGATCGCCGCGCACGCCCGCTCCGGGCTCAACGTGTGGATCCCGGTGCCCGACGAGACGGTCGCGATCACCCGACTGATCAACTCGGGTTGGGCCGCAGCGCCCGGCTCACGGTTCCGGATCGGCAGCCCGGCCGGAATCCGGGTCACCATCGCCGATTTGGCCGACGCCGAGATCGATTCGCTCGCCGATTCCATCGCTGAGGCGATGCGCACCGCCGGCCGCTCCAGCGTCTAG
- a CDS encoding pyridoxamine 5'-phosphate oxidase family protein has protein sequence MDTAYHPTSRTTPTRYRERARYDRDTVHRILDEALICHLGYLNAGRPVVLPTTHARLGETLYLHGSTGSGPMLAAKLSDLPVCVTTTLVDGLVLARSAMHHSLNYRSVVVMGTARLVDDPDEKQRAFGALLDHVRPGRAADCRPPNTRELAATAVLALDLVEVSAKVRDGGVADDPEDTALPYWAGVVPLRLAAETPVPAPDLDPATPLPSYLT, from the coding sequence ATGGACACCGCGTACCACCCCACGTCTCGCACGACGCCCACCCGCTACCGGGAACGCGCTCGCTACGACCGCGACACCGTCCATCGCATCCTGGACGAGGCCCTGATCTGCCACCTGGGCTACCTCAATGCCGGTCGGCCGGTGGTGCTGCCGACGACGCACGCCCGTCTCGGCGAGACCCTCTACCTGCACGGTTCCACCGGGAGCGGTCCTATGCTCGCCGCCAAGCTCTCCGACCTGCCCGTCTGCGTCACCACCACCCTGGTCGACGGGCTGGTGCTGGCCCGATCGGCGATGCATCATTCGCTGAACTACCGCTCGGTCGTCGTGATGGGTACCGCGCGCCTCGTCGACGACCCGGACGAAAAGCAGCGGGCATTTGGCGCGCTGCTCGACCATGTCCGGCCGGGGCGCGCCGCCGACTGCCGGCCCCCGAACACCCGTGAACTCGCCGCCACGGCGGTGCTCGCCCTCGACCTCGTCGAAGTCTCTGCCAAGGTTCGCGACGGCGGTGTGGCTGACGATCCCGAGGACACCGCACTGCCCTACTGGGCGGGGGTGGTGCCGCTGCGCCTGGCAGCCGAAACGCCGGTGCCGGCGCCCGATCTCGACCCCGCTACCCCGCTGCCGTCCTACCTGACCTGA
- a CDS encoding class I SAM-dependent methyltransferase — protein MAEQPAKDFVPAAPQLWTYDALSFLLTSTRCWRPALLAQLSPAPRDVIADVGCGTGTQLRLIARACPAATLIGIDPDAAIRERARAKLAGLPVELLAGYARDAARLSAGRGVTKVLSSLVFHQVPLEEKRAGLAAIREALPPGGSLHVADYGLQRTAKMRRRFRLVQKGDGFENTEPNAQGVLPELMTEVGFDHVEETHVFETISGSMSIYRALLD, from the coding sequence ATGGCCGAGCAACCCGCCAAGGACTTCGTGCCGGCGGCTCCGCAGTTGTGGACCTACGACGCACTGAGCTTTCTGCTGACGAGTACTCGGTGCTGGCGCCCGGCACTGCTCGCCCAACTGTCCCCGGCGCCCCGCGACGTGATCGCGGACGTCGGCTGCGGAACCGGAACCCAGCTGCGCCTGATCGCCCGCGCCTGCCCCGCGGCGACGCTGATCGGGATCGACCCGGATGCCGCGATTCGCGAGCGGGCCCGCGCCAAGCTTGCCGGGCTGCCGGTTGAGTTGCTGGCCGGATATGCGCGCGACGCCGCGCGGCTGTCGGCCGGACGCGGTGTCACAAAGGTGTTGTCGTCACTGGTGTTTCATCAAGTGCCGCTCGAGGAGAAGCGCGCCGGCCTCGCCGCGATCCGCGAGGCGCTGCCACCCGGCGGCAGCCTGCATGTCGCCGACTACGGTCTGCAGCGCACCGCGAAGATGCGCAGGCGATTTCGGCTCGTGCAGAAGGGGGACGGGTTCGAGAACACCGAACCCAACGCCCAGGGCGTACTGCCGGAGCTGATGACCGAAGTCGGTTTCGACCATGTCGAGGAAACACACGTATTCGAGACGATCAGCGGATCGATGTCGATCTACCGCGCCCTGCTCGACTAG
- a CDS encoding class I SAM-dependent methyltransferase produces MRPRPDTGASDLTPLEQTALLTQYARALDSQWSRPILGDSLAADIVDKIDYDFAGLGVPASVVCQTALRAKMLDERVRAFTAEHPNAVVVDLGAGLDSGPFRVRPPATVDWYSVDLPGVSALRRQLLPTGTRAHVVTASVADQSWPNTIPADRPVMVIADGLFAFLSEPVLIALFRRITTYFTSGELAFNDYGRIGWFSRLAVRLAPQRMFGSVGAQWGYPGFEDPRVPEQWNPELKLVDEVSLAHRPEVELFPGWIRFATKVSGQFEVSARKARILRYRF; encoded by the coding sequence ATGCGGCCCCGACCCGATACTGGCGCGAGTGACCTCACGCCACTCGAGCAGACCGCGTTGCTGACCCAATACGCGCGAGCACTGGACAGCCAATGGTCGCGGCCCATTCTCGGAGACTCGCTCGCCGCCGACATCGTCGACAAGATCGACTACGACTTCGCGGGACTCGGCGTCCCGGCCAGCGTGGTCTGCCAGACGGCGCTGCGCGCCAAGATGCTCGACGAACGGGTGCGGGCATTCACCGCCGAGCATCCGAACGCCGTCGTCGTCGATCTGGGCGCCGGGCTGGACTCGGGCCCGTTTCGGGTGCGCCCGCCCGCCACCGTCGACTGGTACAGCGTCGACCTGCCCGGAGTCAGCGCGCTGCGCCGCCAGCTGCTGCCGACCGGCACGCGAGCCCATGTGGTGACCGCGTCGGTGGCCGATCAAAGCTGGCCCAACACCATCCCCGCCGACCGGCCCGTGATGGTGATCGCCGACGGCCTGTTCGCGTTCCTGTCCGAGCCGGTGCTGATCGCCCTCTTTCGGCGCATCACCACGTATTTCACGTCCGGCGAACTGGCTTTCAACGACTACGGCCGCATCGGCTGGTTCTCCCGGCTCGCGGTGAGACTGGCACCGCAGCGCATGTTCGGCAGCGTCGGCGCCCAGTGGGGCTATCCGGGGTTCGAAGACCCGCGAGTGCCCGAACAATGGAATCCGGAGTTGAAGCTGGTCGACGAGGTCAGCCTGGCCCACCGACCCGAGGTTGAGCTGTTTCCGGGCTGGATTCGGTTCGCTACCAAGGTTTCCGGGCAGTTCGAGGTGTCCGCGCGCAAGGCCCGGATCTTGCGCTACCGGTTCTAG
- a CDS encoding PPOX class F420-dependent oxidoreductase: protein MHNSALGDARYALLRSFRRDGTPADTPIWFAMDGDALVFRTKVGPKTKRLTARPDIELRACDHRGRVRDGAATLAGRATLLSGADAERANRILHRRYGWQWNIVPLIKVPGVTNVHQNLPLPEKLRRARARGVWADSVIVRVQL, encoded by the coding sequence ATGCACAACAGCGCACTCGGCGATGCTCGCTACGCCCTGCTCCGGTCGTTCCGGCGCGACGGCACCCCCGCCGACACCCCGATCTGGTTCGCGATGGACGGCGACGCATTGGTGTTCCGCACCAAGGTGGGCCCCAAGACCAAGCGACTCACGGCCCGCCCCGACATCGAACTGCGGGCCTGCGACCACCGCGGCCGGGTTCGCGACGGTGCCGCGACGCTGGCCGGGCGCGCCACGCTGCTGTCGGGCGCCGATGCCGAACGGGCCAATCGGATCCTGCACCGGCGCTACGGCTGGCAGTGGAACATCGTCCCGCTGATCAAGGTGCCGGGCGTGACCAACGTGCACCAGAACCTGCCGCTGCCGGAGAAGCTGCGCCGGGCCCGCGCTCGCGGGGTCTGGGCCGACAGCGTCATCGTCCGGGTGCAGCTGTAG